A genomic stretch from Marinobacter fonticola includes:
- a CDS encoding FecCD family ABC transporter permease: protein MSAEARDALKLPLLRRTGVLMWLGCGLIVLTPWLGLQFGATDLSLQQVLAGLSGEGSTHVQRVVVDLRLPRALIGLIIGVHFAVSGWLLQLLTRNPLAEAGILGISGGASLVAVAAFVVGDWLQPGDNPYAGVPFALQYLPLLAMLGGLLAALAVYGLSLRHGGLSPMKLTLTGAVLAGMLHALTTGGLAFWGHAHTELVAQWLAGSLYGTTWAHLEALLPWTLIGLLGVLILLRPLSAMQLEDEHARSLGLHLNRWRAIALVVAALMAASAVGIVGPVGFIGLLVPHISRRLAGSGLGVQFLLCTALGAMLAVLADTLGRTVFAPYELPVGVVSAALGVPFFLYLLSRQP from the coding sequence ATGTCCGCTGAAGCCAGAGACGCTCTGAAGCTCCCTCTACTGCGGCGGACAGGCGTCCTGATGTGGCTCGGCTGCGGGCTCATCGTACTGACGCCCTGGCTGGGTCTTCAGTTTGGCGCCACGGACCTGAGCTTGCAGCAAGTCCTGGCCGGCTTGTCGGGGGAGGGCTCAACCCACGTTCAGCGAGTCGTCGTGGACCTGCGGCTACCCCGGGCCCTGATTGGTTTAATCATCGGTGTTCACTTCGCTGTGTCGGGCTGGCTGTTGCAGCTACTGACCCGCAACCCACTGGCGGAAGCCGGTATTTTAGGCATCTCCGGTGGAGCCAGCCTGGTGGCGGTGGCCGCGTTTGTGGTGGGCGACTGGCTGCAGCCGGGCGATAATCCCTACGCCGGCGTTCCCTTTGCCCTTCAGTACCTGCCGTTGCTCGCCATGCTGGGTGGTTTACTCGCGGCACTGGCCGTTTACGGCTTGAGCCTGCGTCATGGCGGCCTCTCGCCAATGAAGCTAACCCTGACAGGTGCGGTATTGGCCGGTATGCTACACGCGCTGACCACCGGCGGTCTGGCATTCTGGGGGCACGCGCACACCGAACTGGTAGCGCAATGGCTGGCCGGCTCCCTGTATGGCACGACCTGGGCGCACCTGGAGGCGTTGCTTCCCTGGACTTTGATAGGGTTGCTCGGGGTCCTGATTTTGTTGCGTCCGCTTAGCGCCATGCAACTGGAAGACGAGCACGCACGCAGCCTCGGGCTGCATCTGAACCGATGGCGGGCCATCGCACTGGTGGTGGCCGCGCTGATGGCCGCAAGCGCCGTGGGCATTGTGGGACCGGTTGGTTTTATCGGGTTACTGGTGCCCCATATCAGCCGACGCTTGGCAGGTTCAGGGCTGGGGGTTCAGTTTTTGCTGTGTACGGCGCTTGGCGCCATGCTGGCTGTCCTGGCCGATACGCTGGGACGGACTGTTTTCGCACCCTATGAGTTACCCGTTGGCGTGGTATCGGCGGCACTGGGCGTTCCCTTTTTTCTTTATCTGTTATCGCGCCAGCCATGA
- a CDS encoding type III PLP-dependent enzyme, with product MAAKALQRQHSDPLCAYIYDLDSLSQHVQAVVECLPPQCEMFYATKANPALPLLRTLAPWVHGLEVASGGELQWVQRHFPDVPVIFGGPGKLVSELQHAVESEVELIHVESLLELKRLKAITEKARRTQNILLRINLNLPEMATTRLTMGGVPTPFGMDEETLQQALSMLGSAAYLKLKGFHFHLMSHQLEPDRHLALMQAYFRRVRDWEKDYGLQIEQINVGGGIGINYVEPGQQFDWPYFCGKMTDLLEKEAAPEWCIRFECGRFLAAACGYYVTEVLDIKHSQGEAFAVCRGGTHHFRTPAAQSHNHPFEAMSLTDPAAQSQTGLHHQAVTLVGQLCTPKDVLARGVNVPVLDVGDLVIFTYAGAYAWNISHKDFLMHPPPVEYFLGETMT from the coding sequence ATGGCTGCCAAAGCATTGCAGCGCCAGCACAGCGATCCTCTCTGCGCCTACATATACGATCTAGACAGCCTGAGTCAGCACGTGCAGGCGGTGGTCGAATGCCTGCCGCCGCAATGCGAAATGTTTTACGCCACCAAAGCCAACCCGGCGCTGCCATTGCTTCGAACCCTGGCGCCATGGGTCCATGGGCTGGAAGTGGCCTCGGGTGGCGAGTTGCAGTGGGTGCAGCGCCATTTTCCCGACGTGCCGGTCATCTTTGGCGGGCCCGGCAAGCTGGTTTCAGAGCTTCAGCATGCTGTCGAATCAGAGGTCGAACTGATTCACGTGGAAAGCCTGTTGGAACTGAAACGCCTGAAGGCGATAACGGAGAAAGCCCGTCGTACCCAGAATATTCTACTGCGAATTAACCTGAACCTGCCGGAAATGGCGACCACCCGTTTGACCATGGGGGGCGTTCCAACCCCCTTCGGCATGGACGAAGAGACGCTCCAGCAGGCGCTATCCATGCTGGGCAGCGCAGCGTACCTGAAGCTGAAAGGTTTTCACTTTCATCTTATGTCCCATCAACTGGAGCCGGACCGCCATCTGGCGTTGATGCAGGCGTACTTTCGACGGGTCAGAGACTGGGAGAAGGACTACGGTCTGCAGATCGAGCAGATCAATGTGGGGGGTGGCATCGGCATTAACTACGTCGAGCCCGGCCAACAATTCGACTGGCCGTATTTTTGCGGAAAAATGACCGACTTACTGGAAAAAGAGGCCGCACCCGAGTGGTGTATCCGGTTCGAGTGCGGACGCTTCCTCGCCGCGGCCTGTGGCTATTACGTCACGGAGGTGCTGGATATCAAGCACAGCCAGGGGGAAGCCTTCGCCGTCTGCCGGGGAGGCACCCACCACTTTCGAACGCCTGCCGCCCAATCCCACAACCATCCCTTCGAAGCCATGTCCTTGACCGATCCTGCGGCACAGTCGCAAACCGGTCTTCATCACCAGGCCGTCACCTTGGTCGGCCAACTCTGCACCCCCAAAGATGTGCTGGCCCGCGGCGTTAACGTGCCCGTTCTGGACGTAGGGGACTTGGTGATATTCACCTATGCCGGCGCGTATGCCTGGAACATTTCCCATAAGGATTTTCTGATGCACCCGCCTCCTGTCGAGTACTTCCTGGGCGAAACCATGACCTGA
- a CDS encoding ABC transporter substrate-binding protein, whose protein sequence is MTILIPAMTQAENHPVSLTDDRGKTIELAQPATRPAAISTFGADVSVALGRQPVAITTFGLQGVPAYLGPEMEKIPSLGPRHQPNLEQLSRIAPDLVFAIRRYTEKDGPQIEAIAPMVAMDLITLQDSLDAVALAGDALGRPQQAREINQRFKARLDSLAARSPGNRTVAILTSGGETPFVYYDHFLTASLLERLHFDNVGGSPPNPESGIPLGYRISLEALLALNPDVILLLPSNRQRGFTVNPVWPYLQAVKNDQVFEVGQHWKESAGPIARSLVLDDIERLLLPDDTPLKTSSR, encoded by the coding sequence ATGACTATCCTAATTCCTGCCATGACCCAGGCGGAAAATCACCCCGTTAGCCTCACCGATGACCGGGGTAAAACCATTGAGTTGGCGCAGCCGGCTACCAGACCGGCCGCCATATCGACATTTGGTGCCGACGTATCAGTAGCCCTGGGCCGCCAGCCGGTTGCGATTACGACTTTTGGTTTGCAGGGGGTACCCGCCTACCTGGGACCCGAGATGGAGAAGATACCCAGTCTCGGTCCTCGTCATCAGCCTAACCTGGAACAACTATCGCGCATTGCCCCGGATCTGGTGTTTGCCATTCGGCGCTATACCGAAAAGGATGGCCCTCAGATTGAAGCCATCGCCCCCATGGTCGCGATGGATCTCATTACTCTGCAGGACAGTCTTGATGCTGTGGCCCTGGCCGGCGACGCGCTCGGGCGACCGCAGCAGGCGCGCGAAATCAATCAGCGCTTCAAGGCCCGTCTCGACAGCCTTGCAGCCCGGAGTCCCGGCAACCGCACAGTGGCCATTCTCACCAGCGGCGGCGAAACGCCTTTCGTCTACTACGACCACTTTCTCACCGCATCATTGCTGGAGCGGCTGCACTTCGACAACGTGGGCGGGTCACCCCCTAATCCCGAGTCGGGTATTCCCCTGGGTTACCGCATCAGCCTCGAGGCGCTTTTGGCACTGAATCCAGATGTTATTTTGTTGCTACCGAGTAATCGCCAGCGGGGTTTCACCGTCAACCCCGTGTGGCCTTATCTGCAGGCCGTCAAGAACGATCAGGTATTTGAGGTGGGTCAGCACTGGAAAGAGAGCGCCGGACCCATAGCACGGTCTCTGGTGCTCGACGACATAGAGCGCCTGCTTCTCCCGGATGACACGCCGCTCAAGACCTCGTCGCGATGA
- a CDS encoding glutamine synthetase family protein: MTINNNQDKSRDLDLFITDLNGNLRGKRLPASGLKKAMKEGLKLPRSVVGFDFWGADVLENGLVFETGDSDGICMPVAENPTPVPWSEAPRDQMLAMMFNPDGTPFEADPRQVLKRIVDQFAERGLTPVMATELEFYLMDAESESTQRPIPPALADGKGRRLANTEGYAVEEMDGFDAFFADVRSACEAQGIGADTIIAEMGPGQFEVNLNHVADPLNAADQSILFKRLVRGVSRRHGYAATFMAKPYAEESGNGFHVHFSLIDKDGNNVFDNGTEEGSDLLRHAIAGLMQLMPESMLTFAPHLNSYRRFMPGAYAPTFASWGYENRTVALRVPESPNVARRIEHRVAGADANPYLVLATVLVGALYGMENKLQPSAPVEGDAYAEENPEFPLPCEWLEATDRFEESEILRAYLGEEFVHVYAEAKRQERRLLSERISDIEYEAYLGLL; this comes from the coding sequence ATGACCATTAATAACAATCAGGACAAGAGCCGCGACCTGGACCTCTTCATCACGGACCTCAACGGCAATCTGCGCGGCAAGCGCCTGCCTGCCAGCGGCCTGAAGAAAGCCATGAAAGAGGGGCTCAAATTGCCACGCTCGGTGGTTGGCTTCGATTTCTGGGGTGCAGACGTATTGGAGAATGGCCTGGTGTTCGAAACCGGCGACAGTGACGGCATCTGTATGCCTGTCGCGGAAAATCCAACGCCGGTGCCCTGGTCCGAAGCACCGCGGGACCAGATGCTGGCCATGATGTTCAATCCCGACGGCACGCCGTTCGAGGCGGACCCCCGTCAGGTCCTCAAACGCATCGTCGACCAGTTTGCCGAGCGCGGATTAACGCCGGTCATGGCGACCGAGCTTGAGTTCTATCTCATGGATGCGGAATCCGAGAGCACACAACGTCCCATACCGCCTGCGCTGGCCGATGGTAAAGGCCGGCGCCTGGCTAACACGGAAGGCTACGCGGTAGAGGAAATGGATGGCTTCGATGCCTTCTTCGCCGATGTTCGCTCCGCTTGCGAGGCACAGGGTATCGGCGCGGACACCATCATTGCCGAAATGGGTCCGGGGCAGTTCGAGGTTAACCTCAATCACGTGGCTGACCCGCTAAATGCCGCTGATCAATCCATCCTGTTCAAGCGCCTGGTTCGTGGCGTTTCCCGTCGCCACGGCTACGCGGCGACGTTTATGGCCAAGCCCTACGCCGAGGAGAGCGGCAATGGCTTCCATGTGCATTTCAGCCTGATCGATAAAGACGGCAACAACGTTTTCGACAACGGTACGGAGGAGGGCAGCGACCTCTTACGCCATGCCATCGCTGGCTTGATGCAACTGATGCCCGAAAGCATGCTCACCTTTGCGCCGCACCTGAATTCCTATCGCCGCTTTATGCCGGGGGCCTACGCGCCGACGTTTGCCAGCTGGGGTTATGAGAACCGCACCGTTGCCTTGCGAGTGCCGGAAAGCCCGAACGTCGCGCGGCGTATCGAACACCGGGTCGCTGGCGCCGATGCCAATCCCTATCTGGTCCTGGCCACCGTGTTGGTCGGCGCGCTGTATGGCATGGAAAATAAACTCCAGCCGTCAGCACCGGTCGAGGGCGATGCTTACGCTGAGGAAAACCCGGAATTCCCGTTGCCCTGCGAATGGCTGGAAGCCACTGACCGATTTGAAGAGAGCGAGATTCTGCGAGCCTATCTGGGCGAGGAATTCGTCCATGTCTACGCCGAAGCCAAGCGCCAGGAGCGCCGCCTGCTAAGCGAGCGGATCTCGGATATCGAGTATGAGGCTTATCTGGGCTTGCTCTGA
- a CDS encoding glutamine amidotransferase-related protein yields MSFKIGILATGITPEELIETHGSYADMFMALFGRAGYDFDYDVYDVRDDVFPDSGAVCDAWIITGSKSNVYEKTPWMARLKDLILEIYDRGRPLVGICFGHQIVAEAFGADVNKYLPGWGVGLHTYQLEKNIQLEKDIPELASLGGQFTLNAVHQDQVLTKPKQAEVIAYSSFCPFAALQYDNRILTLQAHPEFNVDFETELLQARRDDPIPAEATDHALAGLGEASAHTDSLQVAHWMANFLLQKVER; encoded by the coding sequence ATGAGTTTTAAGATTGGCATTCTCGCCACCGGCATCACCCCGGAGGAACTGATAGAGACCCACGGGTCCTACGCGGACATGTTCATGGCGCTGTTCGGTCGGGCCGGGTACGATTTTGACTACGACGTTTACGATGTCCGCGACGATGTCTTCCCCGATTCCGGGGCTGTCTGTGATGCCTGGATCATCACCGGCTCCAAGTCCAATGTTTACGAGAAGACGCCATGGATGGCACGTCTCAAAGACCTGATCCTGGAAATCTACGATAGGGGCCGCCCCCTCGTCGGCATCTGTTTTGGCCACCAGATTGTGGCCGAAGCCTTTGGCGCGGACGTCAACAAATATCTGCCGGGTTGGGGCGTGGGCCTGCACACCTATCAACTCGAAAAGAACATTCAACTGGAAAAGGACATTCCGGAGCTGGCGTCGCTCGGGGGTCAATTTACCCTGAACGCCGTGCATCAGGATCAGGTGCTGACAAAGCCGAAACAGGCCGAAGTCATTGCCTATTCGTCGTTCTGTCCCTTCGCGGCGCTTCAGTACGATAACCGTATTCTGACCCTGCAGGCGCATCCGGAATTCAATGTGGATTTTGAAACTGAACTCCTCCAGGCACGCCGCGATGATCCGATCCCAGCAGAGGCAACGGACCATGCGTTGGCCGGGCTAGGTGAGGCTTCGGCCCACACCGATTCGCTGCAAGTGGCGCACTGGATGGCCAATTTTCTTTTGCAGAAGGTTGAGCGGTAA
- a CDS encoding FecCD family ABC transporter permease: protein MTRAPSGTPMAYIYGAATLALGALFLMGLMIGRQWTGPDVLWGILHGEGSVIERVSVLELRLPRNLLALLGGAALGAAGAIMQGVTRNPLASPGLTGVIAAAAFGVVGTQTFFTPDALWLPAIALCGGLLGGLLTFLIAGRSRLQPERVVLAGIAITALCTALTTGTLLVSGSEAAELYYWLAGSLMGRGWLQLELVSGWLVLPLVGALVLRRPFRVLQLDDDLALSMGLAVGRWRLLFLMLALIMAAALVSVTGPVIFIGLVAPHIARHLIGDQFQHWLPLSAMLGGLLLLAADMLARQLAFPQELPVGMLTALIGAPWLLYLLNARETGHVR from the coding sequence ATGACGCGGGCACCTAGCGGCACCCCTATGGCCTATATCTATGGAGCGGCGACGCTGGCGCTCGGCGCACTGTTTCTGATGGGGCTGATGATTGGCCGGCAGTGGACCGGCCCGGACGTGCTCTGGGGCATCCTGCACGGCGAGGGGAGCGTCATAGAGCGGGTCAGCGTGCTGGAGCTTCGCTTACCTCGCAATCTACTCGCCCTATTGGGTGGGGCCGCTCTTGGCGCGGCTGGCGCCATTATGCAGGGCGTGACCCGCAATCCGCTCGCGTCACCCGGACTGACAGGGGTCATTGCCGCCGCGGCATTTGGGGTCGTGGGCACACAGACCTTTTTCACCCCCGACGCGTTGTGGCTGCCGGCCATTGCTCTGTGTGGCGGGCTTCTGGGCGGGCTGCTGACATTTCTCATCGCCGGCCGCAGCCGGCTCCAGCCTGAGCGAGTGGTGCTGGCCGGCATTGCTATCACCGCATTATGCACGGCCCTCACCACGGGCACCTTGCTGGTGTCCGGCTCCGAAGCCGCAGAGCTTTACTACTGGTTAGCCGGCAGCCTGATGGGGCGGGGCTGGTTGCAACTCGAACTCGTTTCCGGGTGGCTGGTTCTGCCGCTGGTGGGGGCACTGGTTTTGCGCCGTCCTTTCCGGGTGCTGCAACTCGATGACGACCTGGCGCTGTCCATGGGGTTGGCGGTCGGTCGTTGGCGACTGCTGTTTCTGATGCTGGCGTTGATCATGGCGGCTGCGCTGGTGTCGGTAACCGGCCCGGTGATCTTTATCGGTCTGGTCGCACCCCATATTGCACGGCACCTGATTGGCGACCAGTTTCAGCATTGGCTACCGCTCAGCGCGATGCTGGGTGGGTTACTGTTACTGGCCGCGGACATGCTGGCGCGGCAGCTTGCTTTTCCACAGGAGTTGCCCGTGGGTATGCTGACGGCACTGATTGGCGCGCCATGGCTGCTTTATTTACTGAACGCCCGTGAGACTGGCCATGTCCGCTGA
- a CDS encoding ABC transporter ATP-binding protein gives MLSTDRLTLAYGHTDVVRELSVAIPAGEITCLVGPNGSGKSTLLKGLAGLIAPRQGQVLLERQPLSAWSRNELALRLAMLPQKPIVPEGILVKDLVALGRFPHRKWWQRDTGADREAGQQAMQMTGVDAYSERPVAALSGGQQQRAWIAMALAQQTDILLLDEPTTYLDWGYQLEVLELLVELNRARSLTVVMSLHDLNQAAQFADHVLVLDAGQVKAAGAPGQVITESLLADIFKVRGAVTLNSEGRPYCIGHGTTA, from the coding sequence ATGTTGAGCACCGATCGACTTACCCTCGCATACGGCCATACGGATGTTGTGCGCGAGTTGTCAGTGGCTATCCCGGCAGGTGAAATCACTTGCCTGGTAGGCCCCAACGGCTCCGGGAAAAGCACCCTGTTAAAGGGGCTCGCGGGCTTAATAGCGCCACGCCAAGGACAGGTGCTACTTGAGAGGCAACCCCTGTCCGCATGGAGCCGAAACGAATTGGCGCTGCGGCTGGCCATGTTGCCGCAAAAGCCCATCGTGCCCGAGGGCATTCTGGTGAAGGATCTGGTCGCGCTGGGCCGGTTCCCTCATCGCAAATGGTGGCAGCGAGATACCGGAGCCGATCGTGAAGCGGGTCAGCAGGCCATGCAGATGACCGGTGTGGATGCATATTCCGAACGACCGGTGGCCGCGCTGTCAGGCGGGCAGCAACAGCGGGCCTGGATTGCCATGGCGCTGGCCCAGCAGACGGATATCCTGTTGCTGGACGAGCCCACGACCTATCTGGATTGGGGCTATCAACTGGAAGTGCTGGAACTGCTGGTAGAACTCAATCGCGCCCGCAGCCTCACGGTCGTCATGTCTCTGCACGATTTGAACCAGGCCGCGCAATTTGCTGATCATGTGCTGGTGCTGGACGCTGGGCAGGTAAAAGCCGCCGGTGCGCCGGGGCAAGTGATCACCGAATCTCTTCTTGCTGACATATTCAAGGTCAGAGGCGCCGTCACACTCAATAGCGAAGGCCGCCCGTATTGTATCGGCCACGGCACCACCGCCTGA
- a CDS encoding Na+/H+ antiporter NhaC family protein, with translation MSMPLTVGALLSASAFGSHACFFSDSTVLTSTGSGCTPMQHALTQIPYALIGATLAFVSFIIMGYAIA, from the coding sequence ATGTCCATGCCGCTGACGGTCGGCGCCCTGCTCTCGGCCTCGGCCTTCGGTAGTCACGCCTGTTTCTTCAGTGACTCGACGGTGCTGACCTCCACCGGCTCGGGCTGTACGCCGATGCAGCATGCGTTGACGCAGATCCCCTATGCCTTGATCGGAGCGACGCTGGCGTTCGTGTCATTCATTATCATGGGGTATGCGATTGCCTAG
- a CDS encoding TonB-dependent receptor family protein: MAQSPAAGSSDTQFVLPTLTVTGDWLGAPTEESEKTYTGSRTVVDNEELHERGALNLEDALRATPGVQVLDETGTGILPNIGVRGLNPLRSERLQILTDGYPIAIGPYSNVGVSLFPVTLPSLEAIDVVRGGAAVHYGPNNVGGVVNFVTRPIPAETSQTLRERVTIAEDTGNIFTDTYYRVGGPATDKLDLQFQANIQRGDGFRDHSDTEVDNFIVDARYYLNSEHELATQLQYYDVDAELPGALTPQAYEEDRTQSQRPHDAYEADMTRATFTWTYTPSPDVEFQWRNFVHDADRTFFFGQNLSGTGHWADPGLPSTHRADSPRLFRVYSTEPRLAVSKGRHDITVGARYLTEDVDFDVNRVEFASNTRSTARDWHLDTQALALYVSDSMRFLNDRLTVTPGLRYEDVNMDFRDNLNDNKEKNDTEEWLPGLTVGYQATDRLFLFANSQRSLVPVQIAQTTRDGDVANETAWNYELGGRMQLNPELLTSVTLFRIDYEDQIQFNRTDSRFENLGETRHQGIELDNRWQVNPNLELGLGYTYLDTEQLNGDNAGNELPNAPEHKVSADAAYTYQAWIASLNWVYVSTSYSDADNTEEETANGSAGELPAYHLVNTRLGRDIAVGSGRNLNLALAVNNLLDDDAYFRGVDVSPVGRLPQPGRSFILEAQLDF; the protein is encoded by the coding sequence ATGGCACAGAGTCCGGCTGCCGGTAGCAGCGATACGCAGTTTGTCCTGCCGACCCTTACCGTGACAGGGGACTGGTTAGGGGCGCCCACGGAAGAATCCGAAAAAACCTACACGGGCTCGCGTACCGTGGTCGATAACGAAGAATTGCACGAGCGTGGGGCGCTCAATCTTGAAGACGCCCTGCGGGCAACGCCCGGTGTCCAGGTGCTGGACGAAACCGGGACAGGCATTCTGCCCAATATCGGGGTCCGCGGCCTGAATCCTCTGCGCAGCGAGCGCCTGCAGATCCTGACCGACGGTTACCCTATCGCCATCGGCCCCTATAGCAATGTGGGTGTTTCCCTGTTCCCGGTGACTCTGCCCAGCCTGGAAGCTATAGACGTGGTGCGGGGCGGGGCTGCCGTACACTATGGCCCCAATAACGTCGGTGGGGTGGTTAACTTCGTAACGCGCCCCATTCCGGCTGAAACGTCCCAGACGTTGCGCGAGCGGGTCACCATCGCGGAAGACACCGGCAATATTTTCACCGATACCTACTATCGCGTGGGCGGCCCGGCCACTGACAAACTCGATTTGCAATTCCAGGCCAATATCCAGCGTGGTGATGGGTTCCGGGACCATTCGGATACCGAGGTGGACAATTTCATCGTCGATGCCCGCTACTACCTGAACAGTGAGCATGAGCTCGCTACCCAGTTGCAGTATTACGATGTCGATGCCGAACTGCCTGGCGCTTTAACGCCGCAAGCCTACGAGGAAGACCGCACCCAGAGCCAGCGGCCGCATGATGCCTATGAAGCCGACATGACCCGCGCAACCTTCACCTGGACCTACACGCCGTCGCCGGACGTTGAGTTCCAATGGCGCAACTTCGTCCACGATGCGGATCGGACGTTCTTTTTCGGCCAGAATCTGAGCGGCACCGGTCATTGGGCCGACCCGGGGCTGCCCTCGACGCACCGGGCCGACTCCCCAAGACTTTTCCGGGTCTACAGTACCGAGCCACGCCTGGCGGTCAGCAAGGGGCGGCACGATATCACCGTCGGAGCACGTTACCTGACCGAAGATGTCGACTTCGACGTCAACCGCGTCGAATTTGCCAGCAATACCCGCTCCACCGCGAGGGACTGGCATCTCGACACCCAGGCGCTGGCTCTTTACGTCAGTGACTCCATGCGCTTTCTCAACGATCGGCTGACAGTCACGCCCGGATTGCGCTACGAAGATGTGAACATGGATTTTCGTGACAATCTGAACGACAACAAGGAAAAGAACGATACCGAAGAATGGTTGCCGGGACTGACGGTTGGCTATCAGGCAACGGACCGCCTTTTCCTGTTCGCCAATAGCCAGCGCTCCCTGGTACCCGTGCAAATCGCTCAAACAACACGGGACGGTGACGTGGCCAACGAGACAGCTTGGAACTACGAGTTGGGTGGCCGGATGCAGCTGAACCCCGAGCTACTGACGTCGGTGACCCTGTTCCGTATCGACTACGAAGACCAGATTCAATTCAACCGCACCGATAGCCGCTTCGAGAACTTGGGTGAAACACGGCACCAGGGCATCGAGCTGGATAACCGCTGGCAAGTGAATCCGAACCTGGAGCTGGGGCTGGGCTATACCTATCTCGACACGGAACAGCTCAACGGCGACAACGCCGGCAACGAATTACCCAACGCCCCGGAACACAAAGTCAGTGCCGACGCGGCTTATACCTACCAGGCGTGGATTGCCAGTTTGAACTGGGTGTACGTCAGCACCAGCTACAGCGACGCGGACAATACCGAAGAGGAAACCGCCAACGGCAGCGCTGGCGAACTGCCTGCCTACCACTTGGTCAACACCCGTCTGGGCCGCGATATTGCCGTGGGGAGCGGGCGTAACCTGAACCTGGCTCTGGCGGTGAACAACCTGCTGGACGACGACGCCTATTTCCGCGGTGTGGACGTAAGCCCGGTTGGCCGCCTCCCGCAGCCTGGCCGCAGCTTTATTCTGGAGGCGCAACTCGACTTCTGA